One Benincasa hispida cultivar B227 chromosome 5, ASM972705v1, whole genome shotgun sequence genomic window carries:
- the LOC120077555 gene encoding peptidyl-prolyl cis-trans isomerase FKBP12, giving the protein MGVEKEVLRSGTGPKPTAGQLVTVHCTGFGKNGNLSEKFWSTKDPGQKPFSFKIGQGSVIKGWDEGVLGMQVGEVARLRCSPDYAYGSSGFPAWGIQPNSVLVFEIEVLSAQ; this is encoded by the exons ATGGGAGTAGAGAAGGAGGTGCTCAGATCTGGAACCGGTCCCAAACCCACCGCCGGACAGTTGGTCACTGTTCACTGCACTGGCTTCG GAAAAAATGGCAACCTATCTGAGAAATTTTGGAG CACAAAGGACCCTGGACAGAAGCCTTTCTCATTTAAAATTGGTCAAGGCTCAGTTATAAAAG GTTGGGATGAAGGTGTGCTTGGcatgcaagtgggagaagttgctcGTCTTCGG TGCTCCCCAGACTATGCCTATGGCTCTAGTGGGTTCCCTGCATGGGGCATTCAACCGAATTCAGTCTTGGTCTTTGAAATTGAAGTTCTGAGTGCTCAGTGA